CTCGGCCAGGGCGCCCACGTGGTCGGCACCGAGAGCCTGTACGGCCCGAGCCGCACCATCCTCGAGACGGAGTACCCGCGCTTCGGCGTCGAGAGCACGTTCGTGAACACGAGCGACCCGGCGAACCTCGAGGCGGCGATCCGCAGCAACACGAAGCTGGTCTACCTCGAGACCCCGGCCAACCCGACCCTGGCCCTGACCGACCTGAAGGCCTGCGCGAAGATCGCCCACGCCGCCGGCGCGGTCGTGGCCGTCGACAACACCTTCGCTTCGCCCTACCTGCAGAACCCGCTCGACCTGGGCGCCGACATCGTCCTGCACAGCGTGACCAAGTTCATCAACGGCCACACCGACGTGGTCGGCGGCATCATCATCGCCAAGGACGAGGCCATGTTCGCCCGCCTGCGCAAGGTGCACTACAACATGGGCGGCACCATGGACCCGCATCAGGCGTGGCTCGTGCTGCGCGGCATCAAGACCCTCGGCCTGCGCATGGAGCGCGCCCAGGAGAACGCCATGAAGCTGGCGACCTTCCTGGAGAACCACCCGAAGGTCGACTGGGTGCGCTACCCTGGTCTGGCGAGCCATCCCCAGCACGCGCTCATGAAGGAGCAGATGCGGGGCCCCGGCGCCGTGTTCAGCTTCGGCGTGAAGGGAGGCCTCGAGGCGGGCAAGACGGTGATCAACAACGTCGAGGTGGCCACCCTGGCCGTCAGCCTCGGCGGCATCGAGAGCCTGATCGAGCATCCGGCCAGCATGACCCACACGGGCATGCCGAAGGCCGAGCGCGAGGCGGCCGGCATCACCGACGACCTGGTGCGCCTGGCCGTGGGCTGCGAATCGTACGAGGATCTGGAAGCCGATCTGGCGCGGGTGCTCGACATGATCTAGTGTGGGGGGCGGGCCGGCGCATCCGGCCCGCCCGACGCCGACCGCAAACGCCCCCCGGCACCGACAGGGATGTGATGAACCAGAGCTGGGTCGACGCTTCGCGAATCAACCGCGCCCCCACGACCGACATCTGGGCGGTCGACCACACCGCCCACCCCCTCCTCGACCCCGACTTCGCCCGGTCGGGGTCGCGGCTTCTGTACCTGATCCGCATGACCTTCCGGCGCATCCTCAAGAGCGACGAGGCCTACCGCCACGAACTGGCGCGCCTCTTCGGCCCGGTGGGCGAGGACGACGCCGATCTGCCGCCCCTCAAGACCCTCCTGCACCGGGCGGCCGAGTACCTGCGCGAAGCCGACATCTACCTGGCCTCGACCATCAACCTGCTGCCCCTCGAGGGCCAGGCCGCCATCCTGCCCCAGGCCGTGATCACCGGCTGCATGGACGTGCGCGACCTGCTCGGCATCTCGATCCACGGCGACAGCCCGCTGCTGCGCTACGAGGCCCGGCGCAAGCTGGCCCTCGCCCTCTACCTGCTGCAGATCGACCAGTCGCGCAGCATCCAGGACGGCGACCGCCACAAGAGCACCTTCGAGCAGATGCTGAACGAGG
The DNA window shown above is from bacterium and carries:
- a CDS encoding PLP-dependent transferase; translation: MKDIRSRGEMTRIIHAGQHPCPHTGAVATPIYQTSTFAFRDADHGAECFQGGAGYKYTRLGNPTIEALEKNVAELEHGCGALAAASGMAAVNAVYLTILGQGAHVVGTESLYGPSRTILETEYPRFGVESTFVNTSDPANLEAAIRSNTKLVYLETPANPTLALTDLKACAKIAHAAGAVVAVDNTFASPYLQNPLDLGADIVLHSVTKFINGHTDVVGGIIIAKDEAMFARLRKVHYNMGGTMDPHQAWLVLRGIKTLGLRMERAQENAMKLATFLENHPKVDWVRYPGLASHPQHALMKEQMRGPGAVFSFGVKGGLEAGKTVINNVEVATLAVSLGGIESLIEHPASMTHTGMPKAEREAAGITDDLVRLAVGCESYEDLEADLARVLDMI